The Acidimicrobiales bacterium genome contains the following window.
CCACGGTGCCGCCGGGCGTCCACCGGGTGCTGCGCCAGATCCCGCCGGCGGCGCTGGCCGCCCTCGTGCTGCCCGCTCTGCTCCGCCCGGAGGGCACCCTCGACCTCGTCCAGCCCCGACTCCTCGCCGGAGCCGTCGCCGCCGCGGTGGCCTGGCGGTTCCGAAGCGTCGCCCTCACGCTGGTGGTGGGCATGGCGGTGCTGCTGTCCGTCGAGGCCCTCTGAACCTAGATCACCTTCAGCTCTGGGTGCCGCCGCTTGGTCGGGGCGAGGTCCTCGTCGATCTGCTTGGCGATGGCGGCGAAGGCCATGGCGACCTCACCGTCGGGGTCGGCCACGGTGATGGGCCGGCCGACGTCGCCGCCCTCGCGCAGCTCGCGCACGAGGGGCACCTGGCCGAGGAGCGGCACACCGAGGCGGTCGGCCAGCACCTGACCACCGCCGGCCCCGAAGAGCTCGTAGCGGGTGCCGTCGTCACCGGTGAACCAGCTCATGTTCTCGATGACACCCTGCACCGGGATCTTGAGCTGGTCGCTCTGGAACATGAGCCCGGCTCGCTGCGCCACCCGCTGGGCGGCCGACTGCGGCGTGGTGACGATGTAGGCCTCCGACCGCGGGAGGAACTGGGCGATGGAGAGGGAGATGTCGCCGGTGCCGGGCGGCATGTCGACGACGAGGAAGTCGGGGGCACCCCAGTAGAAGTCGGTGAGGAACTGCTCGAGGGCCTTGTGGAGCATGGGGCCGCGCCACACCACCGGCTGGTCGTCGCGCACGAAGAACCCGATCGAGGCGACCGTGATGCCGTTGGCCGTGGGCGGGATGATCATGGTGTTGTCGACCAGGGTGGGCGGCCGGTCGACACCGAGCATCGGCGGGATCGAGAACCCCCACACGTCGGCGTCGACGACCGCCACCCGCTTGCCGCGCTGGGACAGCGCGACGGCGAGGTTGACGGTGACCGACGACTTGCCCACGCCGCCCTTGCCCGAGGCGACGAGCAGGACGCGGGTCCGGTTGCCGGGGTCCTGGAAGGGCACCGCCCGGCCCTGGGCGTGGCCGTGGGCGGGCCCGCTTCCGGCGGTGGCGGCGGGGTCGCCGTGGAGGCGCAGGCGGAGATCGGCGCGCTCGTCGTCGCTCATGGCCACCAGGTCGACGGCCACGTCGCGCACCCCCTCGACCGCTCCCACGGCCTCGCCGGTGCGGGCGATCAGCTCGTCGGGCTGGGCGTAGTCGTCGACGATGACGGCGAGGGTCACCGCCACCCTCGACCCGTCGACCGACACCCGCCTGACCATGCCGAGATCGGCGACGCTCTGGTGCAGCTCGGGGTCGGTGACACCCCCGACGGCATCGAGGATCTGGGCTTCGGTGACGGCCATGCGAGCGTCGCTCTCCTTGGTTGCGGGGATTTCACCTACGCGCATAGGTAGAATACCGGCCGTGCCGAGTGACCCCCTCGCCGTGGAGCCCGCCCCCAGGGTGCCCTTCTCCGCCGACGACTTCACCTCGGCCGTCACCGCCATCACCTCGGCGTTCGGCGACCCCACCCGCCGCCAGATCTACCTCTTCGCCCACGAGCGGACCGAGGGCGTGACCGCCTCCGAGGTGGCCGAGCACTTCGACCTCCACGCCAACGTCGCCCGTCACCACCTCGACAAGCTCGCCGGCGGCGGCTACCTCGAGGTTCGGGTGGGGCGCGGCAGCGGCGGCGCCGGCCGGCCGTCCAAGCGCTTCGCCGTCGCCGAGACCGACGTGGCCCTCGACTTCCCCGTCAAGCGCGACGACCTGGTCCTGTCGCTCCTGAGCCGGGCACTCGAGCTGCTCCCCCAGGAGGTCGCCGAGGCAATGGCCGAGGACGTCGGCGTCAGCTACGGCAAGGCCCTGGCCGCGTCGCTCCAGCCCGGTGGCGCCCAGCGCTCGTTCCGCGCCGCCCTCCACGCCGTGGCCGACGCCCTCACCGCCCACGGCTTCGCCGCCCACACCGAGGAAGGGGGCGACGGCGTGCAGATCGTCTCCGACCACTGTCCCTTCGGCGGGGCGGCGGTGGTCTCGCCGGTGGTGTGCGCGGTCGACCGCGGGATGGTCAAGGGCATGCTCGGGGCCCTCTACGGCGAGACCGACCCCGAGACGTCCATGTCGAGGGCCCTCGGCGACGACACCTGCATCACCGCGGTCCACGGCTGAGCGTGGCCGGCCGGGCCTACCTCGACCACGCCTCGACGTCGCCCACCCGGCCGCGGGCGGTCGAGGCGATGCTCCCCTGGTTCGCGGCCGCCGCCGACCCGGGACGGATCCACAGCGAGGGCCACGCGGCGCGGGTGGCGGTCGAGGTCGCCCGCGAGCAGGTCGCCGCGCTCCTCGGCGCCCGGTCGCGCGAGGTGATCTTCACCAGCGGCGCCACCGAGTCGATCGTGACCGCCACCTGGATGGCCACCGAGCGGGGCGACCACGTGGTGGTGCCGGCGGTGGAGCACTCCGCCGTCCGTGAGGCCTCGGCCCGCCACCGCGTGACCGAAGTGGGCGTCGACCGCCTCGGTCGGGTCGACCCCGACGCGGTCCTCGCCGCGATCGAGGCCGGCACCGCCCTCGTGCACCTGCAATGGGGCAACCATGAGGTCGGCACCCTCCAGCCGGTGGCCGAGGTCGTCGCTGCTTGCCGACAGCGGGGCGTGCTCATCCACGTCGACGCCGCGTCGGCCGCCGGCCACGTCCCGATCGACTTCGTCGGCCTCGACGCCGACCTGCTCTCCGTGTCGGCCCACAAGCTCGGCGGCCCGCCCGGGGTGGGCGCCCTCCTCGTGCGCCGAGGCCTGCGGCTGCGGCCCCTCCTCGTCGGCGGCGACCAGGAACGTGCCCGCCGCGCCGGCTACGAGAACGTCCCCGGTGTGGCCGGCTTCGGCGCGGCGGCGGCGGTTCTCGCCGAGGGGGCGCTCGACCACGAAGCCGCGGACGCCCGCCGCCGCATCGCCCGGGTGACCGACGCAGCAGCCTCGGGCGCGCTCGGACCGGGCGTCGACGTCCTCGGTGACCCCGACCCGGGCGGCCGGCTCCCCCACCTGGTCTGCCTGGCGGTGGCGGGGGTCGAGGCGGAGCCCGTCCTGTTGGGGCTCGACCAGGCGGGTGTCGCCGTGCACTCCGGGTCCTCATGCTCCTCAGAGTCGCTGGAACCCTCACCGGTGCTCGAGGCCATGGGCGTCGACGCCTCGCGCTCGCTGCGCGCCTCGGTGGGGTGGTCCACCACCGACGACGAGGTCGAGGCCTTCTGCGCAGCGCTGCCGGGCGTGGTCGACCGGCTGCTGGCGCTGGGCCGCCCCGCCGGCTGACCCCGCCCCAGCGCTCACCCGACGCCTTCTGGCACCAGAAGCGCGCTGATAAGCAGCGCGATCCTGGTGCCAGAACCGTCCGGTGCACCTCCTGACCAAGGTCAGAGCCCGGGCAGGTCCTCGCCGATGGCCTCGTAGAGCTGCGCCAGCTGTCGGCGGAGGGTGGCGACCTCCCGCTCGAGGCGCTCGATGCGATCGGGGTCGACCGACGAGCGGGACGACCCGCTGGCTGCGGGCGCAGCCGATGCCGCCTCCACCACGACCGCATCGGGACCGCTGAGGAGGTGGGCCCAGCGAGCCTCCTTCTGCCCGGGCTGGCGAGGGAGGTGCACGGCGAGGGGCTGGTCGCGGCCGGCGAGGCGCTCGAGCACCTCCTCCACCTCGGCGAGGCTGGCGAAGGCGTGCAGCCGCTCGGCACGGGTCCGCAGCTCGCCGGGCGCCTGCGGGCCGCGCAGCGCCAGCACGGCCAAGAGGGCGAGCTCGTCGGGGGCCAGGTCGAGCGCCTCGTCGAGCACGTGACGGTAGCGGGTGGTGCGGGCACCGGCACCGGGGTGCACGAAGCGGAGCACCTTACGGGCCTTGAGCGAGTCGAGCGCGTCCATCACGGTGCGCTCGTCGTACGCCACCACCGGGAAGCGGCTCGTGCTCTGGTTGCACGCCGACCGAAGGGCGTTGAGGGTGAGGGGATAGCTCTCGGGCACCGTCGCCTGCTTCTCGACCAGGCTCATGACGACCCGGAGCTCGGCGTCGCCGAGTGGCAGGATCGGCGGCGGCGGTGCCTCGTCGGTCACGACCCCGATTGACGACAGGTGCTGCGCCGCTCCAGGCGGCGTAGGCCGAGGGCCGCGCCGGCGGCGGCCAGCCCTGCGAGGACGGGCAGCACCGCGCCCGTGGCCGGGATCTGCGACCGCGGCGGTGCCCCGTCGCTGGGGGCCGCCGTGGGGGTGGCCGCGTCGGCGGCCAGGGCCTCCGGCGGGTCCCAGACGCCGTTGGTGAGGCGGACCGCGTAGAACCCGCTGTTGCCGTCGGAGTACCAGATCTCCCTTCGCTCCGGCGCGAAGGAGGGGCTGGCCATGGCGTAGGCGCCCTCGCTGACGGGCGCGGCGCTCGCGTTGATGGGCCCGTTGAAGTAGGCGATCTCGCGCGGCTGGGCCGGGTCGCGGATGTCGAACACGCGCAGCCCCGACAGGATGAAGGTGCAGGCGACGATCCCAGGATCGACCCGGGACGGCACGTCGCAGTAGTGGCCGGTGTAGTTCTGGAGCGAGCCGGTGCCTGGGTCGTCGGCCTGCTCGCCGCGGTGGGCCTCGGCCTGGTTGACCTCGAGGCGGATGTCGGAGACGATCACCGGCGCCGTCTCGTCGGCGATGTCGATGATGCGCGCCGCGCCGACGCGCTCCTCGCTGCCCCGGAACTCGTCCATCTCGACCAGGTACGGGTGGCCGTCGATGGTCACCGGGACGTTGATCTGAGGGGTGCTCACCAGCGCCCAGGTGCTCCTGGAGAGGACCTCGACCGTGGGGTTCGGCTCCCTCGACTGGATCTCGCTCACGTCGAGGACCAGGAGGCCCTTCGGGCTGTTGGACGACTCGTTGCCGTTGGCCGCCATGTACAGGCGGTTGCCGTCGTCGCTGAGGTTGATCCCGTGGGAGTTGAAGTCGTAGATGCCGAGGGGCAGCGGGACCGTGGGGTCGCTGACGTCGATGGCCGTGACCGTCCGGCCGGACAGCGACGAGATGTAGAGCGTGTTGCCGTCGGGAGCGAAGCCGCTCTCGTGGCCGAGGACACCCACCGCAGCACTGGCCTTCAGCGTCGGCTGGCGGCAGTCCTCGGTGAGGTCGTAGATGTCGACGATGCCCGGGTAGTAGATCGGGTTGGCGGTCACGGCGGCCAGGAGGCCCCGCTCCTGGTTGAGGACCAGCGACTCGTGCGGCGACTGCATGGCCGGGCTCACGAGCGTCGTCGTCTTCACCGGTTCGGACGGGTCGGACATGTCGAGCACGGCGACGCCGGTCAGGTCGCCGCCCGACAGGTTGATCACGTTGGCAGGGAAGAGGAGCGTCGTGTCGTAGTAGGCGCACTCGTTGCCCGAGGTGTCGACGTAGCGCTCCACCTTGTAGCCGCCGGTCTGGCCCACGTGTGAGACGAGCTCGGCGTTGCACCAGTAGCCCTCCGCCGCCCGACCGCTCTCGACCTCGCTGCGCGGGACCCGTCCCTGGGCGCCCGTCTCGGGGTGGGAGCCGGGACCGCACTCGGCACGAGGCGTGGGCTGGGCGTCGAGGCCGGCCGTGCCGTCGATCGTCTGAACGGGCACTTCGAGGCCGGTGATGCGACCGCTCGGGTTGACCTCGGCCTCGGTCACGGTGCTCGCCGCGCGGGCGGCGGCGTCGCCGTGGGCGCCCACCGGCGGGGCCACCGCGAGGGCGGCGGCCGCGGTGACCACCATCGTGACCACGAGCAGCGCCCGCGGGGTCCGCTGTCCGTTTCGTGGTCCCATGGTCTTCCCTGCGCTCGTCCCGACTCCGCTGCCAACCTACCGACTCCCTCGGGTGCGACCTCCATCGCCGCCGGCTTGCCCGGCGCACCGGGGCGCCGGTGCACCGGCGCGCCGACCGTCGCTACCGTGCCGCCATGACCGTGACCGACGCACCCTGGCCGGGCGATACCTGCTCGCTCGTCGACGCCTTCCGCAGTGGCGAGCGCAGCCCTGCCGAGGAGCTCGAGGCCACCCTCGCCGCCATCGACGCCTCCGAGCTGAACGCCTGGTCGTTCCGGGACGACGAGGTGGCACGCCGGACGGCCGCCGAGGCCGACGTGTCGCTGCCCTTCGGCGGTGTGCCCATGGGCATCAAGGAGCTCGACCATGTCGCCGGGTGGCCCTTCACCAACGCCTCGGTCCCCCTCGCTGACCAGGTCTCGGCCTACGACGCCACCAAGGTCAGCCGCCTCCGGGATGCCGGCGCCGTGCTCGTCGGCATGACGACGGCCAGCGAGTTCGGGGGCGTGAACCTCACCCGCACCGTGCTCAACGGCATCACCCGCAACCCCTGGCAGCCCGATCGCACACCCGGAGGCTCCTCGGGTGGCACCGCCTCGGCGGTGGCCGGCGGCCACGTCACCATCGGCACCGCCGGCGACGGTGGTGGCTCGATTCGGATCCCTGCCGGCTTCACCGGCATGGTCGGGCTCAAGGTCACCTACGGCCGCATCCCGAAGGGTCCCCACTCCGAGATCGGCTCACTCACCGCCGTGCCCGGCTGCATCAGCCGCTCGGTGCGCGACAGCGCCCGCTGGCTCGACGTCTCCAACGGCCACGACCGGCGCGACCCACTCAGCCTGCCGCGCGTCGAGGGATGGGAGGCCGGTCTCGGCTCGCACCTCGGCGACCTCCGCGGCGCGCGCGTGGCCGTGCTGCCCACCTTTGCCGACGCCACCGTGGCGCCCGACGTGGTGGGGATCGTCGACGAGCTCGGGGGCTGGCTCACCGACCACCTGGGCCTGACGCGCGTCGACGTCGACGTGCGCATCCCCTCCATGGGCACGGCCTGGGCCCTGGCCGGCCTGCTGGCCGAGTTCGCCGCCCTCGGAGACCGCTGGCCCGACTGCGAGGACCAGCTCACCCCCCAGATCCGCCACGGCCTGCGCTTCGCCCACGACCGCTACGGCATCGACGCCCGCATCCTGCTGGAGCAGCGCCGCACCGAGCTGTTCGAGGCCATGGCCGGCCTCTTCGACGACGTCGACCTGGTGGTCACCCCCACCAACCCCGACGTGGCCTTCGCCGCCGAGGGGCCGCTGCCCGACACCTTCGGCGGCATCAAGTCCGAACCCGGCAACAACGGGCGCCTCACCATCCCGGGCAACATCTACGGCAACCCCGGCATCTCCATCCCCGCCGGCACCGTCGGCGGCCTGCCGGTGGGCGTGCAGGTGATGGCGCCACACCACCAGGAAGCAGTCCTGCTCGACGTGGCCCTGGCCGTGGAGCGCGAGCGACCATGGCCCCTCGTCGCCCCCGGCTCGCCGTCGTAGCGGCCGCACCAGCTGGAGACAGGCGCCGGCGCCGCCCGGCGGGGAATCAGCGGCGGGCGCCCTCGGTTGCACCGGCCATGCCCGACGATGTGCTCCGCCAACTGATCGCCGATCACCACCGGGGCGTGCTGGTGACGCTCAAGCGCGATGGGCGACCGCAGCTGTCCAACATCATGTACGCCCTCGGCGATGACGGGATCGTGCGGATCTCGGTGACCGACGGCCGGGCCAAGACGGCGAACCTGCGGCGCGACCTGAGGGCGAGCCTGCACGTCACCAGCGACGACTTCTGGTCCTACGCCGTGGTGGAGGGCGACGCCGACCTGTCGGCGGTCGCCGCCGACCCGGGGGACGACACGGTCGAGGAGCTGGTGGCGCTGTACCGGTCGCTTCAGGGCGAGCACGACGACTGGGACGACTACCGCGCCGCCATGGTGCGCGACCGGCGCCTGGTGGTGCGCCTGCCGGTCGGGCACCTCTACGGGATGGCCCGCGGCTGACCCATGGCCCAGGACCCACGGGGTCGCGCCTAACCTGCCCCACCCCCCGGTCAGCCCGGCCGGGGCCGGTCGGCGCGCGCCAGGGGGCTCGGCAGTGCGGTTGTTCTGGGAGCTCACGCGGCGGTCGTTCCAGCGATGGTCGACCTATCGCGCCGCCATGCTCGGCGGCCTCGTGCCCAACGTGGCGTTCGGCTACATGCGGGCCTACATCCTCCTGGCGGTCGTCGCCCAGGCCGGGCCCATCGGCGGCTTCGACGAGGCCGGCGTTGTCACCTACAGCTTCTACAGCCAGGCGCTGATCGTCCCCATCGCCATCTTCGGCGGGGGCGGGCCCGACATGGGCCTGGCCGAGCGCATCAAGACCGGCGACGTCGCCATCGACCTCTACCGCCCCGTCGACTTCCAGCTCTACTGGCTCAGCCAGGACCTGGGCCGGGCCGCGTTCGGCTTCCTGTCGCGCGGCGTGGCCAGCTTCGCCGCCGGCTTCCTCGCCTTCTCACTGGTGGTGCCCTCAAGCCTCGGCGGGATCGCGGCGTCCGCCCTCGTGCTGGTGCTGGCGGTGGTCGTGAGCTTCACGTGGCGATTCATCATCTCCCTCACCACGTTCTGGCTGCTCGACGACCGGGGGATGCAGACCCTCGCCGGCGTCACCGCCATGTTCTTCTCGGGCTTCCTGATCCCCACCACGTTCTTCCCCGGGTGGCTCCAGGGCGTGGCCGCCGCGCTGCCGCTACGGGCGATGGTGCAGCTGCCGGTGGAGGTGTTCCTCGGCCTCCACGACGCCCGGGGGGTGGCGGGCGTGGTGGCCGTGCAAGTGACCTGGATCGTGGTGCTCGGCCTCGCCGGGCGGGCGCTGGCGAACCTGGCCCTGCGCAAGGTGGTGGTCCAGGGTGGCTGACGTGGTCGAGGCGACCGCGCGCAACGCGCGGCTGTGGCGGCGGCTCATCGGCGCCCGCATCCGCAGCGACCTCCAGTACCGGACGTCGCTGGTCATGCTGGCCACCGGCACCTTCCTGGTGACCACCATGGACTTCGCCATGATCGCCGTGATCTTCGGCAGGGTGCCGTCGTTGGCGGGCTGGTCCCTGGCCGAGGTGGCGTTCCTCTACGGCACCGCAGGGATCGCCTTCGGCATCGCCGACCTCTTCGTCGGCTCGGTCGACAAGGCCAGCGAGCGCATCCGCACCGGGAGCTTCGACATCATCTTGCTGCGGCCGGTGGGGACCCTCCTCCAGCTGGTCACCGATGAGTTCGCCCTTCGGCGCGCCAGCCGGCCCCTCCAACCGCTCGTGGTGCTCGTGATCGCCATGATGGCCCTCGACGTGGCATGGACCCCGTTGCGCCTGGCCATGATCGCCCTGATGATCGTGGGCGGCACCGTGATCTTCAGCGGCATCTGGGTCATCAGCGCGGCGGCCACGTTCTGGACCGTCGAGGGACGGGAGGCCGCCAACGCGGTGACCTATGGCGGTGGCTTCCTCACGCAGTACCCGCTGCCGGTCTACGGGGAGGTGGTGCGCTCGCTGGCGTTCGTGGTGCCGCTCGCCTTCGTCAACTACGTCCCCGCCCTCGCCGTGCTCGGCAAGGACGACACGCTCGGGATCCCCGGCCCCCTCCGCTACGCCGCACCCCTCGTCGCCGTCGCCCTGACCGTCGTGGCCACCGTCACCTGGCGCGTCGCCGTCCGCCACTACCGCAGCACCGGGAGCTGACCGTGGGCCTCATCACCCTCGACGAGGTCGAGAAGACGTTCGTGCTGCGCCGCCGGGCCGGTCGCCTGCGGCGCGAGCGGGTGACGGTCCACGCAGTCGACGGGATCACCCTCGACGTCGTCCGGGGCGAGATGGTCGGCTACATCGGCCCCAACGGCGCCGGCAAGTCGACCACGGTCAAGCTCCTGACCGGCATCCTCGTGCCGTCGGCGGGCACCGTCCGCGTCGCGGGCCTCGACCCGTCGCGCCGGCGCATCGAGCTCACCCGGCGCATCGGGGTGGTGTTCGGCCAGCGCACCCAGCTGTGGTGGGACCTGCCGCTGCGCGACTCCTTCGCCCTCCTGCGTCACATCTACGACGTGCCCGCCTCTCGCCACGCCGAGAACCTGGCGGCCTTCACCAAGCTGCTCGACATGGGTCCGTTCCTCGACACGCCCGTGCGCCAGCTCTCCCTCGGCCAGCGCATGCGCGGCGACCTCACCGCCGCCCTCCTGCACGACCCCGAGATCCTCTACCTCGACGAGCCCACCATCGGCCTCGACGTGGTCTCGAAGTCCCGTGTGCGCGACTTCCTGGCCGAGGTCAACGCGGAGCGAGGCGTCACCGTGCTGCTCACCACCCACGACCTGGCCGACGTGCAGCGGCTGTGCCGACGACTGGTGGTCATCGACCACGGTCGGGTCGCCTACGACGGCGAGGTGACCGAGCTGCTGCGAGCCCACGGTGCCCACCGCACCCTCGTGGTCGACCTCGAGACGTCGATGCCGCCGCTGCAGCTCGCCGACGCCGAGGTGGTCCGGGTCGAGGGCCCCCGCCAGTGGCTGCGCTTCGACCGCACCCGCACCACCGCCGCCGAGCTGGCCTCTGCGGTCGGCGCCCACGCCCGCCTCGTCGACCTCGCCGTCGAGGAACCCGACATCGAAGACGTCGTCCGTCGCCTCTACGGCGGGCGGTGACACAAGGCGCGCGTAGCGCCACGACCCCGCGGCATGCTGGTCGGATGGACGGTCCGATCGTCGACCCCACGGGCGTCGTCCGCGTCGATGCCGACGCCACCATCGAGCGCCTGGCGCTCGACGAGGGGTCGTGGGTCGACACCAGCCGCGGCTGGCTGCGCGGCGCCGACCACCTCTTCGACGTGCTCCTCGCCGAGGTGCCGTGGCGAACGAGCCGGCTCTTCCGATACGACCACATGGTCGAAGAGCGACGCCTCGGTTCGTCCTGGAAGCGCGGGCGGCCCCTCCCCCACCCTGCCCTGGCGGAGGTGACGCGGCTCCTCCAGCGTCGATACCGCGCCACCTTCGACGGCTTCGGGATCATCCAGTACCGCGACCACCGCGACGGCCAGGCCTTCCACCGCGACACCGACATGCGCTGGCTCGACGACACCGTCATCGCCGTGCTCAGCCTGGGGGCTCGCCGCCCGTGGCTCCTGCGGCCCCGAACCGCCCGCCACGACCACTCCGAGGGCCGGGGCGCCGTCCACGATCTGGCGCCGGGGCCCGGCGACCTGCTGGTGATGGGCGGTCGCTGCCAGGCCGACTGGGAGCACAGCGTCCCGTACCTGCGCGAACCGGTGGGCACTCGCATCTCCCTCCAGTGGCGGTTCACGACCCGGCGGGGCCGGCCCTTCGTGGGTGCCTCGTACCGAGCACCGCGCCACTACGGCCGGGGGTAGCAGGCGTTCGGATCCGGCCGGGGCCCGGGTACCGTCGGCGCCATGGCCCCCGGGACGACACCGACGAGCACCGGCGAGCTGGTCACCGACCTCGACCGGCTGCCGTTCGACAACCGCTTCACGTCGCTGCTCCCGGCCGACCCCGACACCTCCGGAAGCCGGCGCCAGGTCCACGGTGCCGCCTACAGCCGGGTCCAGCCCACGTCGGTCGCCGCGCCCCGCACCCTGGCCTGGTCACCCGAGGTCGCCGACCTCCTCGGCCTCGACCCCGAGCTGTGCCGGTCGCAGGACTTCGCCGAGGTCTTCGCCGGCAGCCGCATCCCAGCGGGCGCCGACCCCTTCGCCATGGTCTACGGCGGCCACCAGTTCGGCAGCTGGGCGGGCCAGCTCGGCGACGGGCGAGCCATCGCCCTCGGTGAGGTGGTCGACCGCGAGGGAGGCCACCAGATGCTGCAGCTGAAGGGTGCGGGGCCGACCCCGTACTCCCGCACCGCCGACGGGCGAGCCGTGCTGCGGTCGTCGATCCGCGAGTTCCTCTGCAGCGAGGCCATGCACCACCTCGGCATCGCCACGACCCGGGCGCTCTCCCTGGTGACCACCGGGGACCAGGTCGTCCGCGACGTCCTCTACGACGGCAACCCGGCGGCCGAGCCGGGCGCCGTGGTGTGTCGGGTGGCGCCATCGTTCACCCGGTTCGGCACCTTCCAGCTGCCCGCCTCGCGGGGCGACCTCGAGCTCCTCCGCCAGCTCGTCGAGGTCACGCTGCGGACCGACTTCGCCCACCTGGTCGACGACGCCGTGCCGCTCGCCGGGCAGGTAGCGGCCATGTTCGCCGAGGTCTGCGACCGGTCGGCCGAGCTGGTCGTCGACTGGATGCGGGTGGGGTTCGTCCACGGCGTGCTCAACACCGACAACATGTCGATCACCGGCCTCACCATCGACTACGGCCCCTACGGGTGGCTCGAGAGCTTCGACCCAGGGTGGACGCCCAACACCACCGATGCGGGCATGCGTCGCTACCGCTACGGCGCCCAGCCGCAGGTGGTGCAGTGGAACCTCTTGCAGCTGGCCAACGCCCTGGTCGCCCTCACCGACGACCCGGGCCCCTTCGAGGCCGCCCTGCACGACTACGGCGACACCTATCACCGGCGCTTCCGGGAGATGACGGCGGCGCGCCTCGGCTGGGGGGCGCCGCGCGACGGCGACGACGCCCTGACCGAGGCGCTCTTCGGCGTGCTCGTGCGCACCGAGGTCGACCAGGTGCGGTTCTTCCGCGACCTCGCCCGGGTGCCCGTCGACCCCGACGCCGGCGACGACGACCTCCTCGCGCCCCTCGACGGTTCCTGGTACCAGCCCGACGAGGTGGTGGGCGACGTGCGCGAGGCCATCGTCGGGTGGCTGCGGTCGTGGGGCGAGCGGGCGGCCGCTGGCGGTCTCGACGACGACAAACGCCGCCACCGCATGGACGCCCTCAACCCCCGCTTCGTGCTGCGCAACTACCTGGCCCAGGAGGCCATCGACCTGGCCGAGCAGGGCGATGCCTCGCTCGTCACCGAGCTGCTCGACGTGCTGCGCCGGCCCTACGACGAGCAGCCCGGACGGGAGCGCTTCGCCGACCGTCGGCCGGAGTGGGCCCGCGACCGCGTGGGCTGCTCCATGCTCTCCTGCAGCAGCTGACCGGTCGCACTGCCCGGCCAGACCACCCGGTGACGGGTTCCGGGCACTCGCGGCCTACGCTGCAGCACCGATGGCCCTCCACATCGTCCG
Protein-coding sequences here:
- a CDS encoding AzlD domain-containing protein; protein product: TVPPGVHRVLRQIPPAALAALVLPALLRPEGTLDLVQPRLLAGAVAAAVAWRFRSVALTLVVGMAVLLSVEAL
- a CDS encoding Mrp/NBP35 family ATP-binding protein: MAVTEAQILDAVGGVTDPELHQSVADLGMVRRVSVDGSRVAVTLAVIVDDYAQPDELIARTGEAVGAVEGVRDVAVDLVAMSDDERADLRLRLHGDPAATAGSGPAHGHAQGRAVPFQDPGNRTRVLLVASGKGGVGKSSVTVNLAVALSQRGKRVAVVDADVWGFSIPPMLGVDRPPTLVDNTMIIPPTANGITVASIGFFVRDDQPVVWRGPMLHKALEQFLTDFYWGAPDFLVVDMPPGTGDISLSIAQFLPRSEAYIVTTPQSAAQRVAQRAGLMFQSDQLKIPVQGVIENMSWFTGDDGTRYELFGAGGGQVLADRLGVPLLGQVPLVRELREGGDVGRPITVADPDGEVAMAFAAIAKQIDEDLAPTKRRHPELKVI
- a CDS encoding helix-turn-helix domain-containing protein; the encoded protein is MPSDPLAVEPAPRVPFSADDFTSAVTAITSAFGDPTRRQIYLFAHERTEGVTASEVAEHFDLHANVARHHLDKLAGGGYLEVRVGRGSGGAGRPSKRFAVAETDVALDFPVKRDDLVLSLLSRALELLPQEVAEAMAEDVGVSYGKALAASLQPGGAQRSFRAALHAVADALTAHGFAAHTEEGGDGVQIVSDHCPFGGAAVVSPVVCAVDRGMVKGMLGALYGETDPETSMSRALGDDTCITAVHG
- a CDS encoding aminotransferase class V-fold PLP-dependent enzyme → MAGRAYLDHASTSPTRPRAVEAMLPWFAAAADPGRIHSEGHAARVAVEVAREQVAALLGARSREVIFTSGATESIVTATWMATERGDHVVVPAVEHSAVREASARHRVTEVGVDRLGRVDPDAVLAAIEAGTALVHLQWGNHEVGTLQPVAEVVAACRQRGVLIHVDAASAAGHVPIDFVGLDADLLSVSAHKLGGPPGVGALLVRRGLRLRPLLVGGDQERARRAGYENVPGVAGFGAAAAVLAEGALDHEAADARRRIARVTDAAASGALGPGVDVLGDPDPGGRLPHLVCLAVAGVEAEPVLLGLDQAGVAVHSGSSCSSESLEPSPVLEAMGVDASRSLRASVGWSTTDDEVEAFCAALPGVVDRLLALGRPAG
- a CDS encoding YceH family protein, which produces MTDEAPPPPILPLGDAELRVVMSLVEKQATVPESYPLTLNALRSACNQSTSRFPVVAYDERTVMDALDSLKARKVLRFVHPGAGARTTRYRHVLDEALDLAPDELALLAVLALRGPQAPGELRTRAERLHAFASLAEVEEVLERLAGRDQPLAVHLPRQPGQKEARWAHLLSGPDAVVVEAASAAPAASGSSRSSVDPDRIERLEREVATLRRQLAQLYEAIGEDLPGL
- a CDS encoding amidase — encoded protein: MTVTDAPWPGDTCSLVDAFRSGERSPAEELEATLAAIDASELNAWSFRDDEVARRTAAEADVSLPFGGVPMGIKELDHVAGWPFTNASVPLADQVSAYDATKVSRLRDAGAVLVGMTTASEFGGVNLTRTVLNGITRNPWQPDRTPGGSSGGTASAVAGGHVTIGTAGDGGGSIRIPAGFTGMVGLKVTYGRIPKGPHSEIGSLTAVPGCISRSVRDSARWLDVSNGHDRRDPLSLPRVEGWEAGLGSHLGDLRGARVAVLPTFADATVAPDVVGIVDELGGWLTDHLGLTRVDVDVRIPSMGTAWALAGLLAEFAALGDRWPDCEDQLTPQIRHGLRFAHDRYGIDARILLEQRRTELFEAMAGLFDDVDLVVTPTNPDVAFAAEGPLPDTFGGIKSEPGNNGRLTIPGNIYGNPGISIPAGTVGGLPVGVQVMAPHHQEAVLLDVALAVERERPWPLVAPGSPS
- a CDS encoding PPOX class F420-dependent oxidoreductase: MPDDVLRQLIADHHRGVLVTLKRDGRPQLSNIMYALGDDGIVRISVTDGRAKTANLRRDLRASLHVTSDDFWSYAVVEGDADLSAVAADPGDDTVEELVALYRSLQGEHDDWDDYRAAMVRDRRLVVRLPVGHLYGMARG
- a CDS encoding ABC-2 family transporter protein is translated as MRLFWELTRRSFQRWSTYRAAMLGGLVPNVAFGYMRAYILLAVVAQAGPIGGFDEAGVVTYSFYSQALIVPIAIFGGGGPDMGLAERIKTGDVAIDLYRPVDFQLYWLSQDLGRAAFGFLSRGVASFAAGFLAFSLVVPSSLGGIAASALVLVLAVVVSFTWRFIISLTTFWLLDDRGMQTLAGVTAMFFSGFLIPTTFFPGWLQGVAAALPLRAMVQLPVEVFLGLHDARGVAGVVAVQVTWIVVLGLAGRALANLALRKVVVQGG
- a CDS encoding ABC-2 family transporter protein, coding for MVEATARNARLWRRLIGARIRSDLQYRTSLVMLATGTFLVTTMDFAMIAVIFGRVPSLAGWSLAEVAFLYGTAGIAFGIADLFVGSVDKASERIRTGSFDIILLRPVGTLLQLVTDEFALRRASRPLQPLVVLVIAMMALDVAWTPLRLAMIALMIVGGTVIFSGIWVISAAATFWTVEGREAANAVTYGGGFLTQYPLPVYGEVVRSLAFVVPLAFVNYVPALAVLGKDDTLGIPGPLRYAAPLVAVALTVVATVTWRVAVRHYRSTGS